In the genome of Microbacterium saperdae, one region contains:
- a CDS encoding glycosyltransferase gives MGARLRVVLDQLVHVVDPDHAAAAMDLTFGLVATAPSGCSVDAIVPAGADVSIPGVDDVRTLSLARRELAAAWQLGFAPGVGGGLIHSPTLMAPLVRHDRLHENDQTTVTLWDLAAWDAPDTLSKSAVAWQRGMLRRAVKHADAVVVPSHAIARRLSELAKLGDRIRVIAGAAPEGFAVPTDADGRRAELSLPGRYVVLTGSAATLSEGFRGAVAADVDAVVLDAPEGTEPHLAEIAAAGGLPERRAHIRGALSAEDRAAVLAGADAFVATNPVAAWPWRAVEAMSAGVPVVAIDSGAHHDVIADGGRLVAVEALADAVADAVGPGGERLRVLAADRSRAFSWASSAERVWGLHADL, from the coding sequence ATGGGTGCTCGACTTCGCGTGGTTCTGGATCAACTGGTGCATGTCGTCGATCCCGACCATGCCGCAGCGGCGATGGACCTGACCTTCGGCCTCGTCGCGACGGCGCCGTCGGGCTGCTCCGTGGATGCGATCGTCCCCGCGGGTGCCGACGTCTCGATCCCCGGTGTCGACGACGTGCGCACGCTCTCCTTGGCACGTCGCGAGCTCGCTGCGGCCTGGCAGCTCGGATTCGCGCCGGGCGTCGGTGGCGGACTCATCCACTCGCCGACTCTGATGGCCCCCCTCGTGCGCCACGACAGGCTGCATGAGAATGATCAGACGACGGTGACGCTCTGGGATCTCGCCGCATGGGACGCGCCGGACACTCTCTCCAAGTCCGCGGTCGCGTGGCAGCGTGGCATGCTGCGGCGCGCGGTCAAGCATGCGGACGCCGTCGTGGTGCCGTCGCACGCGATCGCGCGTCGATTGTCGGAGTTGGCGAAGCTGGGCGATCGCATCCGGGTGATCGCCGGGGCGGCCCCGGAAGGTTTCGCCGTGCCGACGGATGCGGACGGCCGACGAGCGGAACTCTCTTTGCCGGGGCGCTACGTGGTGTTGACGGGGTCGGCGGCCACGCTGTCGGAAGGGTTCCGGGGCGCGGTCGCGGCGGACGTCGATGCCGTCGTACTCGATGCGCCCGAGGGCACGGAGCCGCACCTGGCGGAGATCGCCGCGGCAGGCGGACTTCCCGAACGACGCGCGCACATCAGGGGCGCGCTGTCGGCGGAGGACCGGGCCGCCGTCCTCGCCGGTGCGGACGCCTTCGTCGCCACGAACCCGGTGGCAGCGTGGCCATGGCGTGCGGTGGAGGCCATGAGCGCGGGAGTGCCAGTCGTCGCGATAGACAGCGGAGCGCACCACGACGTGATCGCGGACGGCGGACGTCTCGTGGCCGTCGAGGCGCTCGCGGACGCGGTCGCGGACGCTGTGGGCCCCGGGGGCGAACGGTTGCGAGTGCTCGCCGCCGATCGGTCGAGGGCGTTCTCCTGGGCGAGTTCGGCCGAGCGCGTCTGGGGCCTGCACGCGGACCTGTAA
- a CDS encoding DUF4012 domain-containing protein: MSDGRLPVRRRWIGWTIGIFVALLVIAIGWVVVRGIGAVNDLQQVAKDSSRLKASIAAADLDGAEPIARSIAHHAQSAHALTSDPVWQAFGVLPWIGPNFRAVSEVAEIADDVADNALTPLLSVAGEFDLAGLGFAGGAIDLAPFAAIEAPLGEASATLSAAQQQALRIDDDATVRPLADAVKEMRSTVSQAASAIGALHGASVLLPTMLGGEGPRNYVLAMQNNAELRSSGGIIGSTALLHAENGKITLQRQASTPDFPVLDAPLPLSDTTVALFEDRPGRYLQNITSIPDFSEAGPTIAARWEGRFGGTVDGVIAVDTVVAANLMKATGDITFGSFTATPETIVSILLSEIYATIPDPRIQDEVFAQAASALFGAALSGGDPQALIGSLAESSDQGRIRIWSAHEDEQSVLAASSLGGTVPSDTADATYVGVLLNDTTGGKMDYYTAASITTAVGTCDGEPTTQLRVTWTNDAPADAATSLPAYVTANGWYGVPAGSVRTLIALYGPQGATPSHIDRDGAEEGVQTAMLDGRPVVQHEVLLAPGESTTITIEFQGTGAGERLTQVLHTPMIDTPKTTREKLLCAS; the protein is encoded by the coding sequence ATGAGCGATGGGCGACTTCCCGTGCGGCGCCGGTGGATCGGGTGGACCATCGGCATCTTCGTGGCGCTGCTCGTCATCGCCATCGGATGGGTCGTCGTGCGCGGCATCGGAGCCGTGAACGACCTCCAGCAGGTCGCCAAGGACTCCTCACGCCTGAAGGCGTCGATCGCCGCCGCCGATCTCGATGGCGCGGAGCCGATCGCGAGGAGCATCGCACATCACGCGCAGTCCGCTCATGCCCTCACCTCCGATCCGGTCTGGCAGGCGTTCGGTGTGCTCCCGTGGATCGGTCCGAACTTCCGCGCGGTCAGCGAGGTGGCCGAGATCGCGGACGACGTCGCGGACAACGCGCTCACCCCGCTTCTCTCCGTCGCCGGGGAGTTCGATCTCGCCGGCCTCGGTTTCGCCGGAGGAGCCATCGACCTCGCGCCTTTCGCGGCGATCGAAGCACCGCTCGGCGAGGCGAGCGCGACGCTCAGCGCGGCGCAACAGCAGGCGCTGCGGATCGATGACGACGCGACGGTGCGGCCGCTGGCAGACGCCGTCAAGGAGATGCGATCGACCGTGAGCCAGGCAGCCAGCGCGATCGGCGCGCTCCACGGCGCCTCGGTGCTCCTGCCGACGATGCTCGGCGGAGAAGGCCCCCGCAACTACGTCCTGGCGATGCAGAACAACGCCGAGCTCCGCTCCTCCGGCGGCATCATCGGCTCCACCGCCCTGCTGCACGCCGAGAACGGGAAGATCACATTGCAGAGGCAGGCGTCGACTCCGGACTTCCCCGTGCTGGACGCCCCGCTTCCCCTCAGCGACACCACGGTCGCCCTGTTCGAGGATCGTCCGGGGCGATACCTGCAGAACATCACGAGCATCCCCGACTTCTCCGAAGCCGGTCCTACGATCGCCGCGCGCTGGGAGGGACGATTCGGGGGCACCGTCGACGGTGTCATCGCGGTCGACACCGTCGTCGCCGCGAACCTCATGAAGGCCACGGGAGACATCACGTTCGGCTCCTTCACGGCCACTCCCGAGACCATCGTCAGCATCCTGCTCTCCGAGATCTACGCGACGATCCCCGATCCGCGGATTCAGGACGAGGTCTTCGCTCAGGCCGCGAGCGCCCTGTTCGGTGCGGCTCTTTCCGGCGGAGACCCCCAGGCGCTGATCGGATCCCTCGCCGAGTCGTCCGATCAGGGCCGGATCCGGATCTGGAGCGCACACGAAGACGAGCAGAGCGTTCTCGCTGCGTCCTCCCTGGGCGGGACCGTACCCTCGGACACAGCGGATGCGACCTATGTCGGCGTGCTCCTGAACGACACCACCGGCGGAAAGATGGACTACTACACCGCCGCCTCGATCACGACCGCGGTGGGCACGTGCGACGGCGAACCCACCACGCAACTGCGGGTGACCTGGACGAACGACGCCCCCGCCGATGCAGCGACCAGCCTGCCCGCGTATGTGACCGCCAACGGGTGGTACGGAGTCCCTGCCGGCTCGGTGCGAACCCTGATCGCGCTGTATGGACCTCAGGGCGCCACCCCCTCGCACATCGATCGCGACGGCGCGGAGGAGGGGGTGCAGACCGCGATGCTCGACGGTCGCCCCGTCGTGCAGCATGAGGTGCTTCTGGCCCCGGGGGAATCGACCACGATCACGATCGAGTTCCAGGGAACTGGTGCAGGCGAGCGTCTCACGCAGGTCCTCCACACGCCGATGATCGACACCCCGAAGACGACACGAGAAAAGCTCCTCTGCGCATCGTGA
- a CDS encoding LCP family protein: MTLAPPRGAARPLIETRPLRHPNPDDSGTMAKRGWWLIVLNLLVPGSAQVLAGSRRLGRFGLGATLLAWALVIVAAVLALFARPVLLWLTIGGGFFSAVILTLVQVLLIGYAVLWVVLTFDTLRLVRLVKVPTAHRLAIPVVALVLLGLVGGASAYAATVVGSTRNTIGSIFGQSGPSLAPSDGYYNILLLGADSGDGRDSMRFDSISVVSINADSGAVTITGIPRELPNAPFSAGSPMLELYPDGFEGHGSSTCGWNGWMNHVRNAAEICREDQGTGLYPDAAAQGSAPGIEATKDAAEGVLGIEIPYYVFVDMHGFAELVDALGGVDIDVTERLPKGGPPEGWTGTDVNEWAIGWIEVGQQHMNGDTAQWYARSRYTTSDWDRMKRQRELQEAILDQFTPQTVLTRFNEVAAAGTALIDTDLPQDKLPEFFDLMLKAKEQTVQTIELTPDNGVDEHQPDYGYIHEMIQQRLHPPTETPTPSP; the protein is encoded by the coding sequence GTGACCTTGGCGCCGCCTCGCGGCGCTGCTCGACCACTCATCGAGACCCGACCGCTGCGGCATCCGAATCCGGACGACTCCGGGACGATGGCAAAGCGGGGGTGGTGGCTGATCGTTCTCAACCTGCTCGTCCCCGGCTCGGCCCAGGTGCTCGCAGGCAGTCGCCGACTCGGGCGATTCGGGCTGGGCGCCACCCTTCTCGCGTGGGCCCTGGTCATCGTGGCAGCCGTCCTGGCTCTCTTCGCCCGCCCTGTCCTGTTGTGGCTGACGATCGGCGGAGGCTTCTTCTCCGCGGTGATTCTCACTCTCGTCCAAGTGCTCCTCATCGGTTATGCCGTGCTCTGGGTCGTCCTCACCTTCGACACCCTCCGTCTCGTGCGCCTTGTGAAGGTACCGACCGCGCATCGGCTCGCCATTCCGGTCGTCGCGCTCGTTCTCCTCGGGCTCGTCGGCGGTGCCTCGGCCTACGCGGCCACCGTGGTCGGCTCGACACGTAACACCATCGGTTCGATCTTCGGCCAGAGCGGTCCGAGCCTTGCGCCCAGCGATGGCTACTACAACATCCTGCTGTTGGGTGCGGACAGTGGCGACGGCCGCGATTCGATGCGCTTCGACAGCATCTCCGTGGTCTCCATCAACGCCGACAGCGGAGCCGTCACCATCACTGGCATCCCGCGCGAGCTTCCGAACGCGCCGTTCAGCGCGGGAAGCCCGATGCTCGAGCTGTACCCGGACGGGTTCGAGGGCCATGGTTCTTCGACCTGCGGCTGGAACGGGTGGATGAACCACGTGCGCAACGCCGCAGAGATCTGCCGAGAGGACCAGGGCACCGGCCTGTATCCGGATGCGGCTGCGCAGGGGTCGGCCCCGGGCATCGAAGCGACGAAGGATGCCGCGGAAGGCGTACTCGGAATCGAGATTCCCTATTACGTCTTCGTCGACATGCACGGGTTCGCCGAGCTCGTCGACGCTCTCGGCGGCGTGGACATCGACGTGACCGAACGGCTCCCCAAAGGCGGACCGCCTGAGGGATGGACCGGGACGGACGTCAACGAATGGGCGATCGGCTGGATCGAGGTCGGCCAGCAGCACATGAACGGCGACACGGCGCAGTGGTACGCGCGTTCCCGGTACACCACGAGCGACTGGGATCGCATGAAGAGGCAGCGCGAGCTGCAGGAGGCGATCCTCGACCAGTTCACGCCGCAGACGGTGCTGACCAGGTTCAACGAGGTGGCGGCCGCTGGGACAGCACTCATCGACACCGATCTGCCGCAGGATAAGCTCCCGGAGTTCTTCGACCTCATGCTGAAGGCCAAGGAACAGACCGTGCAGACGATCGAGCTCACGCCGGACAACGGTGTGGACGAGCATCAGCCGGACTACGGATACATCCACGAGATGATCCAGCAGAGGCTGCACCCGCCCACGGAGACGCCGACACCCAGCCCCTGA
- the purE gene encoding 5-(carboxyamino)imidazole ribonucleotide mutase — protein MGSDSDWRVMSDASQALTDFGIPHEVEVVSAHRTPDKLMSYAREARARGIRVIIAGAGGAAHLPGMLASMTPLPVVGVPVPLAYLDGMDSLLSIVQMPAGIPVATVSIGGARNAGLLAARILGVADPALADQMEAFSRDLEAQVEAKNERLKESL, from the coding sequence ATGGGATCCGACTCCGACTGGCGCGTGATGAGCGATGCCTCTCAGGCGCTGACGGACTTCGGAATCCCGCATGAGGTCGAGGTGGTCTCCGCCCACCGCACCCCCGACAAGTTGATGAGCTACGCGCGCGAGGCCCGTGCCCGCGGCATCCGCGTCATCATCGCGGGTGCAGGGGGAGCAGCCCATCTGCCGGGAATGCTCGCCTCGATGACGCCGCTTCCCGTCGTCGGCGTGCCGGTTCCGCTCGCCTACCTCGACGGCATGGATTCCCTGCTCTCGATCGTCCAGATGCCCGCGGGGATCCCGGTCGCGACCGTGTCCATCGGCGGAGCACGCAACGCGGGACTCCTCGCGGCGCGCATCCTGGGAGTTGCCGATCCGGCGCTGGCAGACCAGATGGAGGCCTTCTCCCGTGATCTGGAGGCGCAGGTCGAGGCGAAGAACGAACGGCTGAAGGAGTCGCTGTGA
- a CDS encoding 5-(carboxyamino)imidazole ribonucleotide synthase yields MALRVGVIGGGQLARMMIAPAVELGLELQVLAEADGMSAQLAASAVGDYRDLEAVRAFAADVDVITFDHEHVPQEILRALVADGVVVHPGPDALQFAQDKLVMRAKLQELDVPQPDWAAVRTADELQVFLDAHHGAGVVKTPRGGYDGKGVRVVRSAAEAQDWLDDLAAADALLVEELVPFVRELAQQVARRPSGQIVAYPVVETVQRDGVCAEVIAPAPAASERLSQVAEGIGRRIAEGLGVTGMLAVELFETDDDRILVNELAMRPHNSGHWSQDGAVTGQFEQHLRAVADLPLGSPAPRAPWSVMVNILGGPQSGALGERFDGAMAEYPAAKIHTYGKEPRPGRKVGHVNVASDDLDDAVYIARAAAAHFL; encoded by the coding sequence ATGGCGCTACGTGTGGGCGTGATCGGTGGAGGACAGCTGGCCCGGATGATGATCGCTCCGGCGGTCGAACTCGGCCTCGAACTGCAGGTGCTCGCGGAGGCCGACGGCATGTCCGCTCAGCTCGCCGCATCCGCCGTCGGCGACTATCGCGACCTCGAGGCCGTCCGGGCCTTTGCCGCGGACGTCGACGTCATCACGTTCGATCACGAGCATGTGCCGCAGGAGATCCTCCGTGCGCTCGTCGCCGACGGCGTCGTCGTGCACCCCGGACCCGACGCTCTGCAGTTCGCACAGGACAAGCTCGTCATGCGCGCGAAGCTGCAGGAGCTCGACGTGCCGCAGCCGGATTGGGCAGCCGTCCGCACGGCGGATGAGCTGCAGGTCTTCCTCGACGCGCACCACGGTGCGGGCGTGGTGAAGACGCCGCGCGGCGGGTACGACGGCAAGGGCGTCCGCGTGGTCCGCAGCGCCGCGGAGGCGCAGGACTGGCTCGACGACCTCGCTGCCGCGGATGCGCTTCTCGTCGAAGAGCTCGTACCGTTCGTGCGGGAACTCGCCCAGCAGGTGGCTCGCCGTCCCAGCGGACAGATCGTGGCCTACCCGGTCGTCGAGACCGTGCAGCGCGACGGCGTCTGCGCCGAAGTCATCGCTCCGGCTCCGGCCGCCTCCGAGCGCCTCTCGCAGGTCGCAGAGGGCATCGGCCGGCGCATCGCCGAAGGACTCGGCGTCACCGGCATGCTGGCTGTCGAGCTGTTCGAGACGGACGACGACCGGATCCTGGTCAACGAGCTGGCCATGAGGCCGCACAACAGCGGTCACTGGAGCCAGGATGGTGCCGTGACGGGACAGTTCGAGCAGCATTTGCGCGCTGTCGCCGATCTGCCGCTGGGCAGCCCGGCTCCGCGTGCCCCGTGGTCCGTCATGGTCAACATCCTCGGCGGTCCGCAATCGGGCGCGCTGGGGGAGCGGTTCGACGGTGCGATGGCGGAGTACCCCGCCGCCAAGATCCACACGTACGGCAAGGAGCCGCGTCCCGGGCGGAAGGTCGGACACGTCAACGTGGCGAGCGACGATCTCGATGACGCGGTGTACATCGCCCGTGCCGCCGCGGCGCACTTCCTCTGA
- a CDS encoding PH domain-containing protein, with translation MPPPGVPSEELLIARFRGHARRLFWSALVLIAVFGATAYFYGNLPAPFENWMLLSAAGIVVLLLVVLPFIIWYSRSTTVTTRRVIAHRGLGARQRREMSHARGYAIAVRRGPLQRIWGSGTITLSNGVDAPLRLQNVPTVTLVHETLADQIEVSQILAHRDAQAGSEAGVTL, from the coding sequence ATGCCGCCTCCCGGCGTGCCCTCCGAGGAACTGCTGATCGCCCGATTCCGCGGTCATGCACGGCGTCTGTTCTGGTCGGCGCTGGTCCTCATCGCGGTCTTCGGTGCCACGGCGTACTTCTACGGGAATCTTCCTGCTCCGTTCGAGAACTGGATGCTGCTCTCTGCGGCCGGGATCGTCGTGCTCCTGCTCGTCGTGCTCCCGTTCATCATCTGGTACTCGCGCAGCACCACGGTCACCACGCGTCGCGTGATCGCTCATCGAGGTCTCGGTGCACGTCAGCGTCGCGAGATGTCGCACGCCAGGGGGTACGCCATCGCCGTGCGGCGGGGGCCGTTGCAGCGGATCTGGGGTTCAGGGACCATCACGCTGTCGAATGGAGTGGATGCTCCGCTCCGTCTGCAGAACGTTCCGACCGTCACGCTGGTGCACGAGACGCTGGCCGACCAGATCGAGGTCAGTCAGATCCTCGCTCACCGCGACGCGCAGGCCGGATCCGAAGCGGGCGTCACGCTCTGA
- a CDS encoding biotin--[acetyl-CoA-carboxylase] ligase, with amino-acid sequence MRNDLPRTREIAARLDVLAESGSTNAELRSRAANPEDWPHLSVLLTDNQTAGRGRLDRTWLAPAGSALAISVLLRALPANPTARGWIPLLAGVAMADAIAAQLPDQHVAVKWPNDVLVDERKICGILAEASGDAVVVGSGVNTAMTAQQLPVTTATSFAVAGVTVDDDRLIADYLRELGSRLSALAATGDAVVSGLHAAVTARCATLGRRVRVSLPGDQTLDGLATGLDADGRLLVDVDGVVRAISAGDVVHVRPA; translated from the coding sequence GTGAGGAACGATCTTCCTCGTACCCGCGAGATCGCGGCGCGCCTCGACGTCCTGGCCGAGTCCGGTTCCACGAACGCCGAACTTCGCTCGCGCGCCGCGAACCCCGAAGACTGGCCGCATCTCTCCGTGCTGCTGACCGACAATCAGACGGCCGGACGGGGGCGTCTCGATCGGACCTGGCTCGCGCCCGCCGGATCAGCGCTGGCGATCTCGGTGCTGCTGCGCGCACTGCCGGCGAATCCGACCGCACGTGGGTGGATCCCGCTGCTCGCCGGCGTCGCCATGGCGGATGCGATCGCGGCCCAGCTTCCCGACCAGCACGTCGCGGTCAAGTGGCCCAATGATGTGCTCGTGGACGAGCGCAAGATCTGCGGCATCCTCGCGGAGGCGAGTGGTGACGCCGTCGTGGTCGGATCGGGAGTGAACACGGCCATGACCGCGCAGCAGCTGCCGGTGACGACGGCCACATCGTTCGCAGTCGCCGGCGTGACCGTCGATGACGACCGTCTGATCGCGGACTATCTGAGGGAGCTGGGCTCTCGGCTCTCGGCCCTCGCCGCGACGGGCGATGCGGTGGTGAGCGGGCTGCATGCGGCCGTCACCGCGCGTTGCGCCACGCTCGGTCGCCGTGTGCGCGTCTCTCTCCCGGGGGATCAGACCCTCGACGGTCTCGCCACGGGTCTGGATGCGGACGGGCGTCTGCTCGTCGACGTCGACGGTGTCGTCCGGGCGATCTCCGCCGGCGACGTCGTGCACGTACGCCCGGCCTGA
- a CDS encoding CDP-glycerol glycerophosphotransferase family protein produces the protein MGAMSDAKKAYRLLRRALASRAAVQRVRRRLADAPPHPEGRYQVAVYFADGAVNMYQMRQWYRPLAALAAHRPVVVLARQAAGAERLLDEDAPPVAFVPTVRDLERFIAKQDIRVVLYVNQNTRNFQMFRYGRRWHVFINHGESDKMYMTTNQYKAYDYALVAGQAARDRLSRTLWDYDVDKRTIEIGRPQADHYSGTLPYTPDDRTVVLYAPTWEGDRPSAHYGSIASHGEILVNALLATGKHRVIYRPHPRSGVVDDAYGAAHRRIVSAIAATNAADPTGQHIYDDGAELGWQLSAADVAIVDISAMVYDRLAAGRALMITRPSDERAAVDTKGYLADCEWLTVDGARDIVAEVERVRADEAAVARLAMWVQHYFGDTTPGVATAKFHDAVERLFAEWERWHAHEMGAVVVDEDDDDEEGDEEEL, from the coding sequence ATGGGTGCAATGTCAGACGCGAAGAAGGCGTATCGACTGCTGAGGCGCGCTCTGGCGTCCCGCGCGGCAGTGCAACGGGTTCGGCGCCGCCTGGCCGATGCGCCCCCGCACCCCGAAGGCCGATACCAGGTCGCGGTGTACTTCGCGGACGGCGCGGTGAACATGTACCAGATGCGCCAGTGGTACCGACCTCTGGCTGCCCTGGCGGCTCATCGCCCCGTGGTCGTGCTGGCGAGGCAGGCGGCGGGAGCAGAACGACTTCTCGACGAGGATGCGCCTCCTGTCGCATTCGTGCCGACGGTCCGTGACCTCGAGCGGTTCATCGCGAAACAGGACATCCGAGTCGTCCTCTACGTGAACCAGAACACCCGCAACTTCCAGATGTTCCGCTATGGACGTCGGTGGCACGTGTTCATCAACCACGGCGAGTCCGACAAGATGTACATGACGACGAATCAGTACAAGGCCTACGACTACGCGCTGGTCGCGGGTCAGGCGGCACGGGACCGGCTCTCGCGCACGCTGTGGGACTACGACGTCGACAAGCGGACCATCGAGATCGGCCGCCCGCAGGCCGACCACTATTCGGGGACGCTGCCCTACACGCCGGATGACCGCACCGTGGTGCTGTACGCCCCCACGTGGGAGGGCGACCGCCCGAGCGCGCACTACGGATCGATCGCCTCCCATGGTGAGATCCTCGTGAACGCGCTCCTCGCGACGGGGAAGCACCGCGTCATCTACCGTCCCCACCCGCGCAGCGGGGTCGTCGACGATGCGTACGGAGCGGCGCACAGACGCATCGTCTCGGCCATCGCGGCGACGAACGCGGCCGATCCGACCGGCCAGCACATCTACGACGACGGCGCGGAGCTCGGCTGGCAGCTGTCGGCCGCCGACGTCGCGATCGTCGACATCTCCGCGATGGTCTACGACCGCCTGGCGGCGGGCCGTGCGTTGATGATCACACGACCGAGCGACGAGCGCGCCGCCGTGGACACCAAGGGTTACCTGGCGGACTGCGAGTGGCTCACCGTCGACGGTGCGCGTGACATCGTCGCCGAGGTCGAGCGCGTGCGGGCCGATGAGGCTGCCGTCGCACGGCTGGCGATGTGGGTGCAGCACTACTTCGGCGACACGACTCCGGGCGTCGCGACCGCGAAGTTCCATGACGCCGTCGAGCGGCTGTTCGCGGAATGGGAGCGCTGGCATGCTCACGAGATGGGTGCCGTGGTCGTGGACGAAGACGACGACGACGAAGAGGGCGACGAGGAGGAACTGTGA
- a CDS encoding glycosyltransferase family 2 protein, with the protein MPVLNESAYLQHAVESVLAQDLDVPAELVLALGPSTDGTTELARALADGDDRIRLVDNPAAHIPVGLNAAIRASRYPTIIRVDAHSELSPGYAARALRTLERTGAANVGGVMHAEGRTPFQKAVARLYNSPVGLGGGAYHGGARESEAESAYLGVMRRDVLDEVGLFDETIRRGEDWELNLRIRQAGHLVWFDPDLSVTYWPRESWLRLARQFRATGAWRGELVRRFGRRNGLRFFAPPALVLIVAVAIVVGVLQLTGVLAGVSSLIAAAIYLPLVAYALLVLAVALAPGGGGIRQRLWTLLVLPTMHLSWGLGFLAGVLRGARDTVDASRLGTRNTPLP; encoded by the coding sequence ATGCCCGTGCTCAATGAGAGCGCCTACCTGCAGCATGCGGTGGAGTCGGTCCTGGCGCAGGATCTCGACGTCCCCGCCGAGCTCGTGCTCGCACTCGGACCGTCCACCGACGGGACGACGGAACTCGCCAGGGCGCTCGCGGACGGCGACGACCGCATCCGACTCGTGGACAACCCCGCCGCGCACATCCCGGTCGGCCTGAATGCGGCGATCCGGGCCAGCCGGTACCCGACGATCATCCGCGTCGACGCCCACTCCGAGCTCTCCCCCGGATACGCGGCACGCGCACTGCGCACGCTCGAGCGCACCGGCGCGGCCAATGTGGGCGGAGTGATGCACGCCGAAGGACGCACGCCGTTCCAGAAGGCGGTCGCTCGCCTGTACAACTCCCCCGTCGGCCTCGGAGGCGGGGCGTATCACGGCGGTGCACGGGAGAGCGAGGCCGAATCGGCCTACCTCGGCGTGATGCGTCGCGACGTGCTCGACGAGGTCGGACTGTTCGACGAGACCATCCGGCGCGGTGAGGACTGGGAGCTGAATCTGCGGATCCGCCAGGCAGGCCACCTGGTCTGGTTCGATCCCGACCTGTCCGTCACCTACTGGCCCCGCGAGAGCTGGCTGCGATTGGCACGCCAGTTCCGGGCGACCGGCGCGTGGCGCGGCGAGCTGGTCCGTCGTTTCGGACGTCGAAACGGCCTGCGTTTCTTCGCGCCGCCGGCGCTCGTGCTCATCGTCGCGGTCGCGATCGTGGTCGGCGTGCTGCAGCTGACCGGGGTGCTCGCCGGAGTCTCCTCACTGATCGCCGCGGCGATCTACCTCCCTCTCGTCGCCTACGCGCTGCTGGTGCTCGCGGTCGCGCTCGCACCCGGCGGTGGCGGCATCCGCCAGCGCCTGTGGACGTTGCTCGTGCTCCCGACCATGCACCTGTCATGGGGCCTCGGGTTCCTGGCCGGCGTGCTGCGTGGAGCCCGCGACACCGTGGACGCGTCGCGTCTCGGCACGCGCAACACGCCTCTTCCCTGA